One part of the Pristiophorus japonicus isolate sPriJap1 chromosome 21, sPriJap1.hap1, whole genome shotgun sequence genome encodes these proteins:
- the LOC139233606 gene encoding protein HEXIM1-like gives MGDQLFSQPVDCPSLGKSQSLEHPSSAESVAINNNNNNNSGEEPGLLASQSCPPSGGHEQAPPAECLPRPAKRRHRRRPSKKKRRWKPYFKLSWEEKKLLDERESVRAAKTRAEMFAKGFTVAPYNTTQFLMDEHDQEEPDLNTGVCPKRASKSDDTSEEDELDDDEQDSGSDGMGGDGSEFLQKDFCETYEKYHAESLQNMSKQELIREYLELEKCLSRLEEEKNRLRCRLEGMKAAKSGEAAEKQMKEIEHEVEKLKAENERLQKENELYKQERRFLENGE, from the coding sequence ATGGGGGACCAGTTGTTTTCGCAGCCCGTGGACTGTCCGTCGCTGGGCAAGTCTCAAAGCTTGGAGCATCCCTCGTCCGCCGAGAGTGTGGccatcaacaacaataacaacaacaacagcgggGAGGAGCCTGGGCTGCTGGCAAGCCAGAGCTGCCCCCCGAGCGGTGGCCATGAGCAGGCACCGCCGGCCGAGTGCCTCCCGCGGCCGGCCAAGAGGAGGCACCGGCGGCGGCCGTCCAAGAAGAAGCGGCGCTGGAAGCCCTACTTCAAGCTGTCGTGGGAGGAGAAGAAGCTGCTGGACGAGCGCGAGAGCGTGCGGGCGGCCAAGACGCGGGCCGAGATGTTCGCCAAGGGCTTCACGGTGGCGCCCTACAACACCACCCAGTTCCTGATGGACGAGCACGACCAAGAGGAGCCCGACCTCAACACCGGCGTCTGCCCCAAGCGCGCCAGCAAGTCGGACGACACCAGCGAGGAGGACGAGCTGGACGACGACGAGCAGGACAGCGGCAGCGACGGCATGGGCGGCGACGGCAGCGAATTCCTGCAGAAGGACTTTTGCGAGACTTACGAGAAGTACCACGCGGAAAGCCTGCAGAACATGAGCAAACAGGAACTGATCCGGGAGTACCTGGAGCTGGAGAAGTGCCTGTCCCGGCTGGAGGAGGAGAAAAATAGACTGAGGTGCCGGCTGGAAGGGATGAAAGCCGCGAAAAGTGGGGAGGctgcagaaaaacaaatgaaaGAGATCGAGCACGAAGTGGAGAAGTTAAAAGCGGAAAACGAGCGGCTCCAGAAAGAAAACGAACTGTATAAACAAGAAAGAAGATTTTTAGAAAACGGtgaataa